CTCAGCCGCCGCGCGAAGCCTTCTTGCGGTCGCTTTCGGTCAGGAACTTCTTGCGCAGACGGATCTCCTTCGGGGTGATCTCGACCAGCTCGTCGTCTTCGATGAAGTCCAGGGCCTGTTCCAGCGAGTACTTGATCGCCGGGGTCAGCTGGATCGCATCGTCCTTGCCCGAAGCGCGCATGTTGGTCAGCGGCTTGGTCTTGATCGCGTTGACGGTCAGGTCGTTGTCCTTGGAGTGGATACCGACCAGCTGACCTTCATACACGTTGTCGCCTTCAGCAGCGAAGAGCTTGCCGCGCTCCTGCAGCGGGCCCAGCGAGTAGGCCGGCGTGGTACCCGGGGCGTTGGCGATCATCACACCGTTGATGCGCTTGGCGATGGCGCCCTGTTCCTTCGGACCGTAGTGGTCGAACACGTGGAACAGCAGGCCCGAACCCTGGGTGAGGGTCTTGAACTCGTTCTGGAAACCGATCAGGCCACGGGCCGGGATCTGGTATTCCAGGCGCACGCGGCCCTTGCCGTCCGGCTCCATGTTCTTCAGCTGGCCCTTGCGGGTACCCAGCTTTTCCATCACGCCGCCCTGGTGCACTTCTTCGATGTCCACCACCAGCTGCTCGATCGGCTCCATCATCTGGCCGTCGATTTCCTTGATGATCACTTCCGGGCGCGACACGGCCAGCTCGTAGCCTTCACGACGCATGTTCTCGATCAGCACCGACAGGTGCAGTTCGCCACGGCCGGAGACCAGGAACTTGTCGGCGTCTTCCAGCTGTTCGACCTTCAGGGCCACGTTGTGGACCTGCTCGCGGTCCAGGCGGTCCTTGATCTGGCGGCTGGTCAGGAACTTGCCACCGGACAGATCCTTGTTGCCGGCGAACGGCGAGTTGTTGACCTGGAAGGTCATCGAGATGGTCGGTTCGTCGACGGTCAGTGCCGGCAGCGCTTCCGGGGTGTCCGGGTGGCACAGGGTGTCGGAGATGGTCAGTTCCGGAATGCCGGAGATGGCCACGATGTCACCGGCTTCGGCGGTGTCCTGCTCGATGCGCTCCAGGCCCAGGAAGCCCAGTACCTGGGCGACCTTGCCGTTGCGCTTCTTGCCTTCACGGTCGATGACCGCGACCTGCATGTTCTTCTTCAGGGTGCCGCGCTGGATGCGGCCGATGCCGATCACGCCCACGAAGTTGTTGTAGTCCAGCTGGCTGATGCGCATCTGGAACGGGCCTTCCGGGTCCACTTCCGGACGCGGGGCGTGCTGCATGATCGCTTCGTACAGAGCGGTCATGTCGCCGTCGCGCACGGTATCTTCCAGGCCGGCGTAGCCGTTCAGGGCCGAGGCGTAGACGATCGGGAAGTCCAGCTGCTCGTTGGTGGCGCCGAGCTTGTCGAACAGGTCGAAGACCTGGTCGATCACCCACTCCGGACGCGCGCCCGGACGGTCGATCTTGTTGACCACGACGATCGGCTTGAAGCCCATCGCGAAGGCCTTCTGGGTGACGAAGCGGGTCTGCGGCATCGGGCCGTCCATCGCATCGACCAGGATCAGCACGGTGTCGACCATCGACAGCACGCGCTCGACCTCACCACCGAAGTCGGCGTGCCCGGGGGTGTCGACAATGTTGATCCGGTTCTTGATGCCGGTCTTCTTGTCTTCCCAGGTGATGGCGGTGTTCTTGGCCAGGATGGTGATGCCGCGTTCCTTTTCCTGGTCGTTGCTGTCCATCACGCGCTCGGCGAGGACGGTGCGCTCGGACAGGGTGCCGGACTGCTTCAGCAGCTGGTCGACCAGGGTGGTCTTGCCATGGTCGACGTGGGCGACGATGGCGATGTTGCGAAGATTTTCGATGGACATACGAAAGGGGGCCAGTCGGCGCCGGATTTGGAAAAAGAAGTCCAACATTATACGTCGAACTTGACGATTCGCGAAAAGATGGAGTTCACGCCCGTCACGCCCCCCATTCAGCTGACCATCCGCGGCCCCGGCCGAGGCCGCCAGGACCCGGCGGCGCGGCTCCCCGTCCGTGGGCTGAAGCGAGGCGCTTCACCCATGGTCGAAGCCGCCGCCGACACGAGGCGGGTGTAAACTAGGTGGCTAGACGCATTCCCCTTTGCATCAAGGATCTTCATGTCCCTCATCGCCACTTTCGACACCACCCAGGGCCCGATCAAGGTCGAGCTGTTCGCCGACAAGGCGCCGCTGACCGTGGCCAACTTCGTGAACCTGGTCAAGCACGGCTTCTATGACGGCCTGATCTTCCACCGCGTGATCGCCGACTTCATGATCCAGGGCGGCTGCCCGCAGGGTCGTGGCACCGGCGGCCCGGGCTACAAGTTCGAAGACGAGAAGAATGGCGTGAAGCACGAGGTCGGCTCGCTGTCGATGGCCAATGCCGGCCCGAACACCAACGGCAGCCAGTTCTTCATCACCCACATCAAGACCGACTGGCTGGACGGCCGCCACACCGTCTTCGGCAAGGTCCTGGAAGGCCAGGCCATCGTCGATTCGGTCAAGCAGGGCGACGTGATCCATTCGATCACCCTGGAAGGCGACGTCGACGCCGTGCTGGCCGCCCAGGCCGACCGCGTCGCCGAGTGGAACAAGCACCTCGCCGCCTGATTCCCCTTCGAAACGGCCACCCACGGGTGGCCGTTTCCCTGTTCCCCGCCGCCCGCCAGGCCTGCGTGGCTCTGCCCGCGGCGTCCCATCAAACGCTTGCAAGCAAGAGGAAACCCCCATGAAAGCACCCGTTCGTGTTGCCGTGACCGGCGCCGCCGGCCAGATCGGTTATGCCCTGCTGTTCCGCATCGCCTCCGGCGAAATGCTGGGCAAGGACCAGCCGGTCATCCTGCAGCTGCTGGAACTGCCGGTGGACAAGGCCCAGGCCGCCCTGAAGGGCGTGATGATGGAGCTGGAAGACTGCGCCTTCCCGCTGCTGGCCGGCATGGTCGGCACCGATGACGCCGAAGTCGCGTTCAAGGACGCCGACATCGCCCTGCTGGTCGGTGCACGTCCGCGTGGCCCGGGCATGGAGCGCAAGGACCTGCTGCTGGAAAACGCCAAGATCTTCACCGCCCAGGGCGCGGCGCTGAACAAGGTCGCCAGCCGTGACGTGAAGGTGCTGGTGGTCGGCAACCCGGCCAACACCAATGCCTACATCGCCATGAAGTCGGCCCCGGACCTGAAGCCGGAAAACTTCACCGCCATGCTGCGCCTGGACCACAACCGCGCCCTGAGCCAGCTGTCGACCAAGCTGGGCAAGCCGGTCGGTGGCATGGAGAAGCTGGTCGTGTGGGGCAACCACAGCCCGACCATGTACCCGGACTACCGTTTCGCCACCGCCGATGGCGCGTCGATCGCCGATGCGATCAACGACCAGGAGTGGAACGCCAACACCTTCATCCCGACCGTGGGCAAGCGCGGTGCAGCGATCATCGAAGCCCGTGGCTCGTCCTCGGCCGCTTCGGCCGCCAACGCCGCCATCGACCACGTGCGTGACTGGGTGCTGGGCAGCAACGGCAAGTGGGTCACCATGGGCGTGCCGTCCGACGGTTCCTACGGCATTCCGGAAGGCGTGATCTTCGGCTTCGCCGTGACCACCGAGAACGGCAAGTACACCCTGGTGAAGGATCTGCCGATCGACGACTTCAGCCAGAAGTACATCGACAAGACCCTGGCCGAGCTGGAAGAAGAGCGCGCCGGCGTCGCCCACCTGCTGGGCTGATACGGGCCTCGGCCGGTAGGTGCCGACCGTTGGTCGGTACGCAGAAAACGGGGAAGCTTCGGCTTCCCCGTTTTCATTTGGAATTCCTGGAACCGCATGATCCACCTGCACTACATCGACGACGCGCTGCTGGTGGCCGAGAAGCCGGCCGGCCTGCTGTCCGTGCCCGGCCGCAGCGCCGAGAACCAGGACTGCGTGGTCGCGCGCCTGCAGGCGGTGTACCCGGACGCGCTGACCGTGCACCGGCTGGACCAGGTCACCTCGGGCCTGCTGCTGCACGCGCGCGGCAAGGAGATGCAGGCCGCAGTGTCGATGCAGTTCGAGCAGCGCCAGGTCGGCAAGTGCTACGAAGCCGTCGTGCAGGGTGTGATCGAAAGCGATGCCGGTGAAGTGGACCTGCCGCTGATCGTGGACTGGCCGAACCGGCCGAAGCAGATGGTCGACCATGGGAGCGGCAAGCCGGCGCTGACGCGTTGGCGCGTGCTGGCGCGTGATGTTGAAGCGCAGCGCACGCGCGTGGCGCTGGAACCGATCACTGGCCGCAGCCATCAGCTGCGGTTGCACATGGCCAGTCTTGGCCATCCGATTGTTGGCGACGTGCTGTATGACGCGGCACCGGCGCACCGCGTGCATCTGCATGCGCGCAGCCTGCGGTTCACGCATCCGCTGACGGGCGAGGTGCTCGCGTTCGAGTCCGCGGCTCCGTTCTAGGGGGTCGGCAGGGCTTGCAGCCCTGCACCCGCAGAATTAACGTCAACGTCAAAAGCGGGCTGTCCGTGGGGTGGCGGGGCGGTGTGGGTAGGCAGGACACGCCGTAAACCCATCCATGGGGGCTCGATGGCGCCATCCATGGCGCCAACGGTCCTGCCAACCCACACCGCCCCACCCCCGACAGATTCCTGCGGCGGTTGGTAACGGCTGTCGCTGTTGGTCTTGGTAGGTGTCGACCTTGGTCGACACGATTTTTCTGTCAGATATCGAATTGAATATTGAATCTGGGATCCGACCCCGTGCTCCGACAGATCGCGGAAGTCTGTCGAAGGCGGGGTGGGTCCGGTTGAGGGGGCGTGAGCCGCATGGGCCCGAGGCATGCCTCGGGCGGGTTGGGCAGGACGCCCAACCCCGGTCTTGCCGTGTGCGCAGGACTGCGCACACGAGCAAGCGGCGACCGAGCTTACATGGACGTACTTGCAGCGTCCCCCTCAACCGGACCCACCCCGCCATCCCACGGATAGCCGGCTTCTGCCGTTGACGTTGCTCTGGCCTCTGCAGGCGCAGGGCTGCAAGCCCTGCAGAACAAACCCCACCCCCTACCAAGGTAGGGCGGCCCGCACGCCAGCGCCGGACTATCCTCGAACCCATGACTTTGTCTGGGAGGGCTGCGTCATGAACTACGAGGAAACCTACCGTCGCTCGATCGACGAGCCGGAGGCCTTCTGGGGCGAGGAAGCCAAGCGCATCCATTGGCACAAACCGCCACAGCAGGTGCTCGACTACAGCAACCCGCCGTTCCGGCGCTGGTTCGTCGGCGGCGAAACCAATCTCTGCTACAACGCCGTCGACCGCCACCTGGCCGAGCGCGCCGACCAGCTCGCGCTGGTTGCCATTTCCACCGAGACCAACAGCACCCGCGAGATCACCTATCGGCAGCTGTACCGCGAAGTGAACGACTTCGCCGCGGTGCTCAAGCACCTCGGTGTCGGCCACGGCGATCGCGTGGTGATCTACATGCCGAACATGGCCGAAGCCGTGTTCGCGATGCTGGCGTGCGCGCGCATCGGTGCGGTGCATTCGGTGGTGTTCGGAGGCTTTGCCGCGCATAACCTGGCGCTGCGCATCGACGATGCCAGGCCCAAGCTGTTGATCGCCGCCGATGCCGGCATGCGCGGTGGCAAGCTCATTCCGTACAAACCGATGGTCGATGCCGCCTGCGCTGAAGCGGCTTCACCGCCACCGCACGTGCTGATCGTGTCGCGCGGGCTGGACGCAGCCGAACCGCGCGCGCCGGGCCGTGATGTGGAGTACGCCACGCTGCGCGCGCAGATCGGTGAAGTCGATGTGCCGGTGCAATGGCTGGAAGCAAGCGAGCCGAGCTACCTGCTGTACACCTCCGGCACCACCGGCAAGCCCAAGGGCGTGCAGCGTGACGTGGGTGGCTACGCGGTGGCGATGGCGCAGTCGATGGAGACCGTGTTCGACTGCAAGCCGGGCCAGGTGATGTTTTCCACCTCTGATGTCGGCTGGGCTGTCGGTCATTCCTACAATGTGTACGGTCCGCTGATCGGTGGTTGCACCTCGCTGCTGTACGAAGGTCTGCCAACCAACCCGGACCCGGGCATCTGGTGGGCGCTGTGCGAGCAGTACAACGTGCGCACGATGTTCTCTTCGCCGACCGCCATCCGCGTGCTGAAGAAGCACGACGCGGATTTCATCCACCGGCATGACCTGGGTGCGCTGAAGTACCTGTTCCTGGCCGGCGAGCCACTGGACGAACCCACCGCCCACTGGATCAGCGAAGCGCTGGGCAAGCCGATCATCGACAACTACTGGCAGACCGAAACCGGCTGGCCGGCGCTGACCCTGCTGCCGGGCCTGGAGATGAAGCCGGTGCGCTTCGGTTCGCCCGGCTTCCCCAATCTCGGTTACCGGATGAAGGTGATCGACGAGAACACCGGCGAGGAGGTCGCGCCGGGGCAGAAGGGCGTGCTGGTGGTCTCGCCACCGTTGCCGCCGGGCTGCATGAGCACAGTGTGGAATGATGACAGCCGCTTCCTGCAGAGCTACTTCAGCCACTTCAAGGAACTGCTGTACAGCTCGCTGGACTGGGCGATCCGCGATGACGATGGCTACACCTTCATCCTGGGCCGCACCGACGATGTGATTAACGTGGCCGGGCATCGCTTGGGCACGCGTGAGATCGAGGAAGCCATTTCAAGCCATCCGCGCGTGGCCGAGGCGGCGGTGATCGGGGTCATGGACGAACTGAAGGGACAGGTGCCGCTGGTGTTCGTCACCCTCAAGCAGGGGCTCAACGGTGAGGACCCGGCGCCGGTGGTGGCGGAGATGATGGCCACGGTGACCACTTCGCTCGGCGCGGTAGCGCGCCCGGCGCATGTGCACGTGGTCAATGCGCTGCCCAAGACCCGTTCGGGCAAGCTGCTGCGACGCTCGCTGCAGGCGCTGGCCGAACAGCGTGATCCGGGGGACCTGTCGACGCTGGATGATCCCAGCGCACTGGAGGAAATCCGCCGCGCGCTGGGGCGCTGACCTGCTTCTGTAGAGCCGAGCCGATGCTCGGCTCCGCATGCCTTGCCAAGGCAGCCGAGCATCGGCTCGGCTCTACAGGGGAGGCCGTTGCTGCACCGCAGCTTCCTCCCTGCAACCGGTGCGCTAAGCTCGGTTGCAGGGGAGCGTGCCCGCAAGGGCGCGCTGGCATGGCGCATGAAGGGAGGGGGAGGCAATGGCATTGCTGCACGCCAAGACGGCGGCTGGCCGTCAGGAAATCGAAGACCGTGGCCGGCGCCTGCCGGCAGCACTGCGGTCGATCCTGCTGATGGTCGACGGCCATCGCGACGACACTGAACTGCGCGGTCTGTTCGAAGGCCTGCGCGCGCCGGCCGATGCGTTGGAGCAGCTGGCAGCGCAGGGCCTGATCGAAGTGATCGGCGGCAGCGCTGAGGCGCCACCGGCGCGCGGCATCAGCGCCGGCCGCGAACAGGATCCGGCGTTGTACCAGCACCTGTACGACGCGATGAGCGAAGCCGTACGGCGCCATCTCGGCCTGAAGGGCTACTTCATGCAATTGAAGATCGAGCGCTGCACCGATGCGGTGGCGCTGGAGCGCCTGTGCCCGGAACTTCTGGCGGCGGTGGGCAAGGCGCGCAGCCCGGCGCTGGCGCAGCGCTGGTGGCAGGAAACGCAGGCGTCGATGGTGAATGATGGTGGCGAGGTCGTGGAGGCCTGAGCCACCGCGTAAAGTGATCGGTTCACTTCCCCACAAGGAGTCCCGCGTGCAGGACGACCACGACGACACCGACACCCCAGGCTGGGACGCGATCAACGCAGCACTGGCGCCGTTGTATGCAGGCCAGGAACCGCGTCATTTCGGCACCGCGCTGTCGTACACGCTCGGCGGCCAGGATCCACTGGATGGCATCAGCGTGTACTGGGCGGATGCGCCGGTGCCGCACTGGCACTACGTCACCTACG
This genomic interval from Stenotrophomonas sp. 57 contains the following:
- the typA gene encoding translational GTPase TypA encodes the protein MSIENLRNIAIVAHVDHGKTTLVDQLLKQSGTLSERTVLAERVMDSNDQEKERGITILAKNTAITWEDKKTGIKNRINIVDTPGHADFGGEVERVLSMVDTVLILVDAMDGPMPQTRFVTQKAFAMGFKPIVVVNKIDRPGARPEWVIDQVFDLFDKLGATNEQLDFPIVYASALNGYAGLEDTVRDGDMTALYEAIMQHAPRPEVDPEGPFQMRISQLDYNNFVGVIGIGRIQRGTLKKNMQVAVIDREGKKRNGKVAQVLGFLGLERIEQDTAEAGDIVAISGIPELTISDTLCHPDTPEALPALTVDEPTISMTFQVNNSPFAGNKDLSGGKFLTSRQIKDRLDREQVHNVALKVEQLEDADKFLVSGRGELHLSVLIENMRREGYELAVSRPEVIIKEIDGQMMEPIEQLVVDIEEVHQGGVMEKLGTRKGQLKNMEPDGKGRVRLEYQIPARGLIGFQNEFKTLTQGSGLLFHVFDHYGPKEQGAIAKRINGVMIANAPGTTPAYSLGPLQERGKLFAAEGDNVYEGQLVGIHSKDNDLTVNAIKTKPLTNMRASGKDDAIQLTPAIKYSLEQALDFIEDDELVEITPKEIRLRKKFLTESDRKKASRGG
- a CDS encoding peptidylprolyl isomerase, which codes for MSLIATFDTTQGPIKVELFADKAPLTVANFVNLVKHGFYDGLIFHRVIADFMIQGGCPQGRGTGGPGYKFEDEKNGVKHEVGSLSMANAGPNTNGSQFFITHIKTDWLDGRHTVFGKVLEGQAIVDSVKQGDVIHSITLEGDVDAVLAAQADRVAEWNKHLAA
- a CDS encoding malate dehydrogenase; its protein translation is MKAPVRVAVTGAAGQIGYALLFRIASGEMLGKDQPVILQLLELPVDKAQAALKGVMMELEDCAFPLLAGMVGTDDAEVAFKDADIALLVGARPRGPGMERKDLLLENAKIFTAQGAALNKVASRDVKVLVVGNPANTNAYIAMKSAPDLKPENFTAMLRLDHNRALSQLSTKLGKPVGGMEKLVVWGNHSPTMYPDYRFATADGASIADAINDQEWNANTFIPTVGKRGAAIIEARGSSSAASAANAAIDHVRDWVLGSNGKWVTMGVPSDGSYGIPEGVIFGFAVTTENGKYTLVKDLPIDDFSQKYIDKTLAELEEERAGVAHLLG
- a CDS encoding RluA family pseudouridine synthase — encoded protein: MIHLHYIDDALLVAEKPAGLLSVPGRSAENQDCVVARLQAVYPDALTVHRLDQVTSGLLLHARGKEMQAAVSMQFEQRQVGKCYEAVVQGVIESDAGEVDLPLIVDWPNRPKQMVDHGSGKPALTRWRVLARDVEAQRTRVALEPITGRSHQLRLHMASLGHPIVGDVLYDAAPAHRVHLHARSLRFTHPLTGEVLAFESAAPF
- the prpE gene encoding propionate--CoA ligase, which encodes MNYEETYRRSIDEPEAFWGEEAKRIHWHKPPQQVLDYSNPPFRRWFVGGETNLCYNAVDRHLAERADQLALVAISTETNSTREITYRQLYREVNDFAAVLKHLGVGHGDRVVIYMPNMAEAVFAMLACARIGAVHSVVFGGFAAHNLALRIDDARPKLLIAADAGMRGGKLIPYKPMVDAACAEAASPPPHVLIVSRGLDAAEPRAPGRDVEYATLRAQIGEVDVPVQWLEASEPSYLLYTSGTTGKPKGVQRDVGGYAVAMAQSMETVFDCKPGQVMFSTSDVGWAVGHSYNVYGPLIGGCTSLLYEGLPTNPDPGIWWALCEQYNVRTMFSSPTAIRVLKKHDADFIHRHDLGALKYLFLAGEPLDEPTAHWISEALGKPIIDNYWQTETGWPALTLLPGLEMKPVRFGSPGFPNLGYRMKVIDENTGEEVAPGQKGVLVVSPPLPPGCMSTVWNDDSRFLQSYFSHFKELLYSSLDWAIRDDDGYTFILGRTDDVINVAGHRLGTREIEEAISSHPRVAEAAVIGVMDELKGQVPLVFVTLKQGLNGEDPAPVVAEMMATVTTSLGAVARPAHVHVVNALPKTRSGKLLRRSLQALAEQRDPGDLSTLDDPSALEEIRRALGR